Below is a window of Desulfurococcaceae archaeon DNA.
GAAGCGCCTGCAGGCGCTTACAGGATACGGGATCTCGTGAAAAACGGGGTAAACTGGATCGAGCTCGCCTACCCGAAGAGAATAATTGTGGAAGGCAATTACGCCAAGGGGGTTGAGTTCGTCAAAGTAAAGCTCGGCGAGCCCGACGAGACCGGGAGGCCTAGACCGATACCTATACCTGGCTCCGAGTTCATCATAGAAGCGGACCTGATAATAAAAGCCGTTGGCGAAGTGCCCACCCCCCCAATATACTCTGGAGACCTAGCCAAGTACGTCGACAGTTCCGGGAGACTAATTGTTGAAAGCTACAGGATACCGGGTACAAATGTTTTCGCTGTAGGGGATGTCGTTACAGGGCCTTCGAAAGTGGGTTTAGCTGTAGACCACGCGTTAAAGGCCTCAAGGATAATAGACCACGCCCTATCGGGCGAGAAAATCGCGCTTACACATGTGTTAGGCAAAGTAGAGCATGTTGAAACGCCAGGTATTGAGAAAGCTTCCTGGATAGATAGCGTTGGCGAAAACGTGTGTAAGTACCTGGAAACGTATGGCATTGTGAAATCCGAAAACTGCTTAAAACTACCACCTTTCATCAGGGTCTTTGACTACTCGAAGTGTATTGGTTGTGAAACATGTAGCGCTGTATGCGGGTTCGTGCATGAAGGGAAATCCCTTATTAAGATTAACAAGACCGAAGACGGGTTGGTATTTCCAACCGCGTGTCTTCACTGCGCAAATGCAGGTTGCCAAGCCGTATGTAAGAGGAATGCCATTGTTAGGGGGGATTTAGGTGAAGTGCTAATAGATTACAAAAAGTGCAATAGGTGTATGGACTGCCTAATAGCGTGCCCGGTGCGAGCTATGAGGCTGAGTAGAGGCGAGATAATTAACTGTGATCTCTGTGCGCCCCTCAGGAAGGTAGGGCTCGGACCAGCGTGCATGTCCATGTGTCCTAGTAAAGCCATAGCACTAATGGAACGCTAGTAGTTGGCCACCCCACCTCCGTGGTCCACGCGATTAAGGACGCGGAGGCCCTCTCTTAACTCACCTCGTCGCGTACGCTATGACCTGGTTCGGCGCGTCGGCAGGCACATATACTACCGTTTTGTTAAAACCTGCCTCGTTAAGGAGGCGTACAACTTCACCAGAGTCAACTACGTTTGTATGCACCTCCACCACGATCGCGCGCGTTCTTCGCAATTCACCCAGGGCCTCCTTCAGCACGTCTACTTCTAACCCCTCAATATCGAGTTTTAAAACGTCAAGAACGCCAATATAGCCAAGTAAGTTACTCATCTTAATGCACTTCACTTCGATAACGCTCTCCACGCTGGCATAGTGCTCTACGTGTTCTCTTAGTAGGGAGGAGACAGCTGGGTAGTCCCCCACATAGAGCTTTTTGAACCCGCTTTCAGGGCACACCGCGATGGGATATGCATAAACGTGGCTTAGCCTGTTTAAACGTATGTTTTCGTATAGTAAAGAAAAGATCTTCTCGACTGGTTCAACAGAGTAAACCACTCCGCCAGGATCGACTAAAGCCGCTGAGGCCACCGTGTAAAAGCCCAGGAACCCGCCTACGTCGAGTACTCTATTACCAGGCCTGGGCACCACACCTGGTACCTGGTAGTAGTCACAGAGGACGTGTTCTAGATTGTAAAGCGCTCTTTCAGCATAAAGCGTAGGTACCAGGAACGCGAGATCCTTTCCAGCAAATTCTACCGTGACCCTGTAGAGCTCGACACCCATCCTACTAAGCACTCCTAACAAGTACCCGTAAAACCTTAACTTAAGGTCGTAGCCCTTGCAGGTGGGTAGGTCAGTAATGCCATCCTTCTTCACGGCTCTGACAGCTCACCCGGTTCATCATGCATTACTACATATGTACAAACCCCTATTTAGCCGGGAGTAGGGAGTACATCAAGGTGGTTGAGGCCCCCAGAAGTGGCCATACACATACTTCTCGAATTTCACCTTTAAGTGCCTTATTAGGTACGAACGTGGAGTAAGCAGTATGAAGAACAAGGGCTGGTAAACGTGGTTAAGCCGGAGTACGTCGTGTGGATCTTCACGGCTACCTGCAACCTCGACTGCTTACACTGCTATACGTATAGATTCAGAAAACAACGGGAACTACTATTAGACGAAAAAATGGAGCTAGCTAGAGATATTGGTGAGACGGGAGTAAAGTACGTTAACTTAACTGGAGGCGAGCCGCTAATACACCCACACTTACCGCGCTTGCTTGAAATACTACACGAGTACGATGTAGAGAAGAGTGTAGTAACGAATGCTACGGCCATACGTGAAAGTGTTTTAGATGTACTTTACCGTACGGAGACCTACGTCTTCGTAACAATTGAAGGTCCAAGAGAAGTACACGATAAAGTTAGAGGTAAGGGCTCCTATAACCTGGCTACTCGTGGAGTAGAACTGGTAAGGAAAAAGCTGAACTCCCTCTCCATCGTTTCAACGGTCAATAAAATCAACTACGAGAGGGTGAGCGACGTAGTCGACTACGCTGCAAGCATCGATGCCGAAGAATTGGCATTGCTACCCGTAATGCCCAGTGGCAGGGCACTCGAGTCAGGGATTTATGTTAGTGCCGAAGAGTACTTCAAAGCGATTGGTAATGTCTGGGAGCGAGCCCGGGAATATGGGCTTGAAATATCGGCTTGGTGTACTCCTTGGGTCCCACTACTTAAAAAGGACATACATTTCTGGTTCTGCAGGGAAATGAAGGGTATGGACGTAGATCCTTCTGGGGATGTGCTACTTTGCGATATACTGGACTTCAAGATAACGAGTGTAAAAGAGAAGGGTGTTGCAAGAGCTTTCGAGGAATTCAGAAACCATGAACTAGTCAAAAAAGTTGCAAATCCGCTTCAGTTACCGAAAGCGTGTAAGGCCTGCCCAATATCATGGGGTTGTCGTGGAGGGTGCTACGCGAGATCCTACATGTTGAGCAACGACTTAAATAGCGGAGACCCCCTCTGCCCTAGAATAGCCGGTTTAGTGTAGTTCTCCAAAAGCAATCGTGTTATGGTACTAGGAGACGTGGAGTACCTGGAAAAGTAAACAGCGCATAAGAGGGAAGGATGAGTGCTGGGCCTAGAACCAGCTAGGGGTGTGAATTTTAGGTTTATTTTCTAGGCGTAATCATTTACGTAGTGGGGGTTTCATTGAGGATAGTGAATGTCGAAGAGGCCGTCGGTAAAAGGCTTGCTCACGACTACACGTGCATCGAACCCGGATTTAAAGGAGCCGTGAAAAGGCGAGGCGAAATAGTGGGAAGAAACGATGTCGAGTTATTGAAAAGGTGCGGTCACTATTACGTTTACGTAGAAAATGGCGAGGCTGTTAGCGAGGGAGAAGTACACGAAGTCGAGGCAGTTTTATGGCTTGGCAAGGCCATTTCCGGCGAAAACGTAGAAGTTAAAGCAGTAGAAGAGGGCAAGGCACTTCTCTACGCAATGGTGAACGGGCTACTCCTGGTCGACTCAGAAAGGCTCAAGAAGGTAAACTCAACGGGCGTTTTCATAGTGGTTACTAGGAGAACCGGCGACTACGTCAAAGAGGGCGACCTAGTCGGCGTAGTAGACCTTGTACCGCTAACCGTGGAAAGATCACTCGTTGAAAAGCTAGTAAGAGATATTGAAGGCGAATACCCGGTTATTCGCGTTATGAAATCCAAGAAACCGAGAGTCGCTGTACTAGTCACTGGAACGGAGATCGTCGAAGGCTTGAGAAAAGACCTGGCAGCACCAATAGTAGCGGAGAAATTGAAGCGGTATGGCTGCGAGCTTGGCGTGGTCGAGTATGCCCGGGATGACATCGAGGAGATAGCTAGGAAGATGGAGTTGCTTTTACGAGATCACGAGGGAGTAGTGGTGACGGGAGGAATGAGCGTTGATCCCTCAGATCACACGCCAAGGGCTATAAGGCGGGTAGCCGACGAGGTGGTGATCTACGGTGTACCGATAAAGCCCACTACGATGAGCATGATAGCTTATCGGGGCAGTAAACCGATCATAGGGGTTTCTTCGGGGTTAATACACTATCCCGATCAGAACATACTAGACGTGGTCTTGCCTTGGATTTCAGCCGGTGTGAAGGTGCGCAGGGACTACTTGTTGTCGCTTGGCGAAGGGGGTTTAATGGAGAGCTTCCTTAAACGCAAACACTGAGTATAAGCCTCCCTTCCCGTGCTCGGAAACCAGCACCTCACCCATCAGTGTCATTTCCGTAAAGCTACCCCTTCCTGTACTCCTCGTCTATTTTCTTTAATCTTGCGATGTTAATGGCCTCGGATGGATCGGGTTCTTTGACGGAAAGCCACGCGTCGATTATTTCCCGTGCTAGTATATCGGTCACTAGCCTTCCACTCATCGCGAGTACGTTAGCGTCGTTCCAAAGCCTAGCACCCCTCGCCGTTTCGGGGTCGTTACATAGAGCTGCCCTTATTCCAGGAACCTTATTAGCTACGATCGAGACCCCCGTACCAGTATAGCAGACCAACACGCCAAAATCAGCCTCACCACGGGAAACGGCAAGCGCTACTTCGTGGGCTACATCAGGCCACGGTTCTGGCTTACCCGTCTTCAAAGACCCTCTTACCAGCACTTCTAAGCCTTTCTTCTTCAAGTACTCTAGAGCTTCGCGGGCACAAGCGTAGAGGTCGTCTGAGCCAATAGCGACTCTGCGCATGTTTCCTCTACCGGGTTACCTATATCACCATGACCGGTATTTAGCCCTTATGGCTTTTACTGAGCTCTGCAGCACCCCGGCCAGAGCTGGGTGCCGAGGAGTACGGAGTTATAAGCTTTATTTACCCCAGCGAATACAATACAGTACCAGGGGATGTGTCGTGTTGAAGGCAATAACCACAAAGTCCTTAGCCCTAATCCTCATCATAGTAGTGCTCGTCGTCGCGGTCGCTGCAAGCGTGTACTTTATGACCGGACCAGCCCCTGCAGGTACTACGGTTAAAGAAATCACGATTGGGATAATCGAGCCGTTAACGGGCAAGTACGCGATATTCGGGCAGGAAGCTGTATGGGCTGCAGAGCTAGTTGTAGACGTAGTAAACAACGAACTAGGTGGAATAAAATCCCTTGGCGGTGCTAAGCTAAGACTGGTGGTTGAAGACGCGGGCACTAGCCCCGAAGAAGCTAGATTAGCCGCCGAAAGGCTAATAACGGCGCACAAGCCAAATATAGTTCTTGGAGCGTACATTAGTAGGCTAACGGCAGCCGTCGCGGAGGTAACAGAAGCGAATAAAGTTGTACTGGTAATGGACGCGCTAGTCGACTCCTTGACTGAAAGAGGCTGGTTATATGTCTTCAGGATTGCGCCGAAAGCATCTATACACGGTAGAAGTGCTGTTAAGTTCCTGCTCGACATGGCTAATCAGCAGGGTGTTGAATTAAAGAAGATCGTAATTATTCACGAAGACTCCATTTTCGGCACGTACGTTTCTCAAGGTGCACACCTGGAAGCTATTAGCAACGGTATAGAGATCGCCGCGCACATATCGTACCCGTACGATATCGCGGACTTTTCTCCAATACTTGACACGATTAAAAGAATCAACCCCGATGCAGTAGTATCTGTACCGTACTTCTCCGATGGAGTGCTTTTCGCGAAGCAGTATGCCGAGAGCGGGATTAAGATAAAGTTCATTGCAGGTGCCGGTGGTTGCGGGTATACCGACCCGGACTCCATAAAGGCGGCGGGCGAAGCCGTTCTCTACTACACCAACACGTATAGCTTTAACCCGTACAAGCAAACTGAATGGAATAGAAAAATTGTATCTAAGTTCACGGAGAAGTACGGTAAATTACCTACCGAGGCCGCTGGAATAATATTCTACTCCCTGTTTGCAGTCTATGAAGCCCTTGAAGCGTCGGGTAAGATGTTCCCGCAAGATCCACTTAACCCGGATAACCTCAGGCAAGCATTTCTAAGCCTAGACCTCAACGAGACGAACAGCATTGCCGCACAACTATACCCGTCTGGTAGAATAAAGTTCGCACCTAACGGTGAAAACCTATACCCGTTAGCAGCCATTCTACAAGTGCAGAGAGTGAATGGAACGCTCACACCAGTACTAGTGTGGCCTGAGCCGCAACCCGGAGTTAAACCTGTATTTCCCAGACCTTAAACCACGAGACCTTGCTTTTTATTCTTATACCTTGGAGCACCACAATGATGCGTGGGGCCGGGCATGACGGGGATAGATCCTACTTTAGTCGTGAGCGGTATTGTTAACGGACTAGTTCTCGGAGCCCTTTACGCGCTAGCTGCACTAGGCCTCTCGCTAGTATTTGGCGTACTGGATATAATTAACTTTGCCCATGGAGACCTCATAATGCTGGCATCTTACGTGGTGTACTTAGTGGCGTTATCAACGGGCCAGTTGTGGCTCGCCTTCGCGGCAACGCTTGCCGTTTTTACGTTACTGGGAGTTAGCATATACCGGGGGATTATTCACCACGTACTCGGCAAAGAGCCGCTCATACAAATAGCTATCACCGTGGGCTTGGGATTAATACTCCAAAACATAGCGTTGGCCATTTTTAGGGCCGAACCGAAAGCCCTTCCCCAGACGCTTTTCCCTCACCCCATTACGCTAGGCTTCATCAGCATTAGCGCTAACAGGCTGTTTACCGCGTTTATATCGTTAATCCTCATAGTTCTCGTACACCTGTACTTAACGAAGACTAAGCCCGGTTTGGCGTCATTAGCTGTTGCCGAGAATAGGGAGGCCGCGTGGTTAATGGGCATCAACGTACCAGTAACGTTCATGTTGACGTTTGGTCTCGGAACAATACTAGCGTCCATTGCAGCCTTTTTATGGATGCAGATAGGCCCAGTAGACCCCTATTTAGGGACTATTTTTGGGCTCGTGTGCTGGATTGTAGTAGCGCTTGGGGGGCTCGGAGGGGTGACCGGAGTTATAGCTGCCGGGCTCATAATAGGCATCCTAGATAGCCTTGGAAGCGTTTTTCTAACCCCTTCAGGCAAGTTCATACCGATGTACCTGGCATTCATATTAACGTTGTGGTTTAGGCCGAGAGGCCTTTTCGCTAGGAGGTGAGCACGTTGAAGCCCACTGTTAGAGACTACTACGGTAGAATACTAGTCGTCGTATTACTGCTGGTAGCGATGTACTTCGTAGCCAGGCTCGAGAGATACTATTTGCTCTTCATCATAAATATCCTCTACTTCGCGAGCATAGTGCTGGCATGGAACATCATAGGAGGGTATGCCGGCCAGCTGGACCTTGCATCGGCAGCGTACATGGCTACAGGCGGCATAGTAACCGCCTTACTAATCGATAACTTGAACATACCTCCACTAATAGCGGTGTTCGGGGGAGGGCTGACATCCGCCGTACTTGCAGGCGCTATCGGCTTCCCAATGTTCCGGTTTGGGGTTAAAGAAGTGTGGTATGCTTTGTCAACGGCAGCCCTCGTAGTCATATTAAACAACGCAATACGCCTACTGATAGGTCCCTTCGAATACTACCTAGCCGCGAGGCCCATCAAGACGTACGACGAGCTATACCTGTACACTTCTATAGCGCTCCTACTTGTATTGGTATTTAACAATGTCATTTCAAGGTCCAAGTTGGGGTTCTACTTGAGGGCTATAAGAGAAGACGAGCTGGCTGCTGAGGCTATAGGCATAGATACGCGTAAGTACAAGTTACTCGCATTGCTGGTATACGCGTTCATTGTCGGGTCTCTTGGCTATCTCTACATCGCGTTAATAGGCTATTTCTACACGTACAGATTTTACGACACTAGCATATCAGTTAGCATCGCTATATTAGGTATCATTGGGGGGCTTGGTAGCGTTGAGGGAGCGCTAGTCTCGGCTGTTATACTCAGAGGCGTTGGTGAGTACCTGAGAGCACACTTCGCGTACATAATACCTGGACTTCACCTACTTCTATATGGTATAGTGCTGTTGGTGATAGGGATCTTCGAGCCAGAAGGCATTGCGGGGCTTTCGAGGAGGATTTACAGCGTTCTCAGAGGTGCCAGGTCATGAGCGACCCTCTCCTCTATACAGTAAACCTCGTTAAAAGATTTGGCGGTATAAGAGCACTTGACGGGGTGAATTTCTCCGTTGAAAGGGGCGTTATAAAAGGTCTAATAGGTCCCAACGGCTCGGGTAAAACAACACTCATAAACTGCATTACAGGCGTAGTTAGGCCGGACAGCGGTAAGGTGATCTTTAATGGACTAGATATAACTGACCGCCCACCTCACCAGGTCGCTAAAATAGGCATTGCAAGGACCTGGCAGATAGTGAGGCCTTTCAAGAAAATGTCTATAATTGACGCGGTCACCACGGCCGCCCTTGTGAGGGTTAGAGAGATCGAGAGGGCGCGTGGCGAGGCAGAAAGTATTTTACAGGTGCTCGGTTTCAGTAGGGAAACCATGAAGAAACGTGGTAGTGAGATAACCCTCATGCAACACAAGATAGTAGACCTTGCGAGAGCCCTCGCGCTGAAGCCGGCGCTCCTCTTCATAGACGAGATCGCGGCTGGCCTCCGCCCAGCCGAGGTAGACGAGCTGGTCAAGATATTGAAAAATGTCCACGAGGAAATGGGCATAACGATGGTCGTGGTCGAGCACCTCATGACGTTCATAATGAAAATAAGCGATGTCGTCTCCGTGATGCACGAAGGTAAGCTAATAGCCGAAGGAGCCCCCGAGGAGATCTCTAAAAACCCGAAAGTGATCGAAGTGTATCTAGGGATGAGGGTGTGAAGATGTCGCTTTTACGTCTTGAAAACGTGAATGCTGGATACGGCGAGTTTAGGGTCTTACACGATATCAGCCTCGAAGTAGGACATGGTGAAATAGTAGCTATCGTAGGGCCTAATGGCGTGGGAAAAACCACGTTATTGAAGACTATAATGGGTCTCACGACGTTATATAGTGGCAAGATAACTGTCGAAGGAGTAGATGTAACGAGGGAAAGCCCCGACAAGAGGGTTAAGCGGGGGCTAGTACTAATACCCGAGGGAAGGGGGCTGTTTCCCAGTTTAACAGTGAGAGAAAACCTACTACTAGGAGCGTATACTGTTAAATCCAAGAAAGAAGTGATAGAGAGGCTTGAACTGGTATATACGCTATTTCCGAGATTAAGAGAACGAGAACTACAGAAAGCGAAGACGCTTTCAGGTGGAGAAGCACAAATGCTAGCCATAGCTAGGGGCCTTATGAGCAATCCCAAGTTACTAATGCTAGATGAACCTAGCCTCGGGCTTGCACCCAAAATCGTCGTAGAGGTTTTCGAGGTCGTAAAAAAGCTACGTGAACAGTATAGGATATCGATCCTCTTAGTAGAGCAGCACGTGAAGGAGTCCCTGGAAATAGCCGATAGGGGGTATGTAATACAAGGTGGTAGAATAATTGCAAGTGGTAAGAGCAGTGACTTGCTGAACGTCGAAGAGCTTAGAAAGATCTACATGACTAGGTAAACGTTAAAGGCGCTTACCTAGTGCCGTGCTACCTCGAAAACCCCATGAGCCTCAAAACTTCTAGTTTTAATTCATGGTTTTCAAACCTACCTCGCGCAGTCATCGTTACTATTACAGCGTTGCTTTTAACGCCACGCATTACCATGCAGTAATGCTTTCCCCGAACAACAACCATCACGCTACCGCTACCCGTGAGCTCGGATATCTTATCAGCGACGTCTTCAGTATACTTCTCTTGTAATTTTGGAAAACCCGCTTCCTCTAGAACGGCTCTAACGAGTTTGCTTATGCCTACAACGCTGTTCTCGGGCACATAAGCGACGTAGACGGTGTAATCGACTGGTAGTAGGTGGTGAGGGCACAGCCCGTAGGCCTTTATACCGGTTGCTACCACGATATCCCCGTGTTTACTGAAGTACTTGTAGTCTTCGGCGGTGAGCTTGCTCGATAACAATTCCTCGTAGAAATCGGCTACTCTCTGAGGGGTCTCTCTGAAATCTGGGTCATCTACACTTACACCAATACCTTCCAATATTAACTGTACGCCCTTCACGATTTTTTCTTTATTAACTTTAGCAGTACCCATCGGCAGCGCACCCCTCGACTAACATCTACGCGGAATTCACCAACCACTCGAGAGGCTTTCAGGGATCACCCGTCAAGCCCATGTAGTTTTACCCGCCCTCGTAAAGCGAAGGCATGAGCACAACTTCTTCGCCATCTTGCAAGCGGTAGCTCTTTGACCCGGTTATTTCAACGTTGTTGACAAAAACGTGAAGAAGAGGAAGCATTTCAAGCCACTTTTTAAAGTTTACATGACGCCGTGAGAGCTCTTCCACCAGTGCTTCTACGCTGGTACCTTCTGGTACCTCCACGTATTCGTAACTCTTACCCACTATTTCTGCAAGTAGTCCAGCGTACCTTACACGTATCCTTATGAGCCTCATTTTAACCCCTAAACTCCGACCTAGACTTAGCCGCTTTTAATACTGCTTTGAATATGTTTATGTAACCTGTACACCTGCAAAGAACGCCTTTGAGATACTCTCTCACGTCGTCTAGTGTTGGCTGAGGCTTTTCTTTCAGTAAGTATTCCGACATCACTACGAACGCTGGTGTGCAGTATCCACACTGTATTGCACCTTCTTCGATGAGTGCTTTCTGAACATCTGTGAGTTTTTCCTTCGATAACCCTTCGATCGTTGTCACCTCGCGCCCATTAACGTCCACTGTGAGTGTTAAACAAGCCAATACGGGCTCGCCGTCGACCACTACAGTGCATCCACCGCACTCTCCAATACCGCATCCGTACTTGGTACCTGTAAGCATTAATCTTTCTCGCAAGGTGTTTATTAATAATTCGTTTGGCTTAACATCGAGTTCTACCAATTCTCCGTTAACCTTAAAGGATACCTTGACCACGCCGCTCACCTCACCAATCTTTCATAAGCCGTGTTGATGGCATCCCACGTGAGTACCTTTACTATGTACTTCCTGTACTCGGCCGTGGACCGGGCGTCCGTGATGGGGGAAACCTCCTCTTCCAGGGCATTCAGTGCTTCTCGTAACTCCTCCGAGTATAGCTTCAAGCCACGTATAAGTGATTCCGTCTTCCTAGCTCTTATGGGTTTTGGTGCAACGGAGCCTAAAGCTATCCTTGCATCCCTAACGACCCCGCCCTCACCATCGATGTAGACTGCTGAACTCGCTATCGCCAGATCTACCGATACCCTTGAAATTTTCTTGAACGCTGAAGAGCCCTTACCGGTCTTTTCCGCTATGATCTCCACTAGCATCTCATTAGGTTTCATAGAGGTCTTACCAGGGCCTACGAAGAACTCCTCTAGGGGGACGACCCTCTCCCCGCTAGTGCTCGCGATCAGCGCTTTAGCGTTATGTACAAGTAGTGGTGGTGCTGTGTCGGCTGCCGGGGATGCGTTACAAAGATTCCCCCCAATAGTAGCCATGTTCCTGATCTGCACGCTACCCATTAGCTTCACCGCGTCGTAAAGTGCTGGTAAGTACTTCTTCACGATCTCCGATTTCTCTAGGTCACGTAGTCTGGCAAGAGCACCTATTCTAACGAGGTCGCCGTCTTCCACTACGTAGTTTAAACCCGCTACTTTCTTTACGTTTATTATTACTTTGGGCTCGACAAGCCGCGCTTTGATCTTGACTAGAAGGTCCGTTCCACCAGCTAGTATTCTAGCGCTTTCGCCGTACTCATCTAGTAGCATTAAAGCCTCTTTTAGGGTCCTCGGCTCGTAGTACTCAAATTCCACTGGAATTATTCTCGTATTTCGCCCTGTTACGTTAACTGGGGGAACTTTGAGCTCTACCATTCGAGTCCACCTTTTTCTCTGAGCGCAGCTATGACCTTGTCTGGCGTTACCGGTAACTCGTAGAAGCGTATGCCAATTGCGTTGTAAACGGCGTTTAAAATGGCACCTACTGCAGGGTTCATCGCGGCCTCTCCGAGCCCTTTAGCGCCGAAGGGGCCTGCAGGCTCGTAAGTGCTTGCAAGTAGCACTATGAAGTCTTCGGGTGACACTACATCACCCGCTGTCGGTATCTTGTAATCGGTGATCAGCATCCTGCCCATTATTTCGCCTGTTACCGGGTCGTACTGGGTATTCTCACTGAAAGCCATACCCCACGCCATTGCAAAGCCTCCATGGAGCTGCCCTTCGACCATGTCAGGGTTTATCGGCGTACCAACGTCAGCGCCAGCTACCACCTTGATGGGCCTTACCTTGCCCGTCCACGTATCAACCTCTACCTCGACGAAGTAGACGGTAAAGCTTGGCGGAGCCGATGTTGCCCTATATGTAACCGCCGCTACTAGCGTACCCCAGTTCCTCTGCCAAGCCGTTTTCGCCACTTCTCTCAGTGGTATTTTAATGTTCGTTCCTTCCACATACACCACTGCTTCTCTGAGCTCGTCATCGTAACGTATCTTCAACGCATCGGGGTTAACGACTCTTTCGAGAATTCTTACCGCTACCTCGAAGATCTTCTGTTTCAGTATCTGGGCTGCCCTCCTAGCGCACTCCCCTCCAGCATAGGTACCTCTTGATGCGTGAGTACAGACGTCGTAGAGAGTGTTCTCGGTTGTAGCCGTTGCTAAGTTTATGAGGTCCGGCGGGACTCCTAGCTCTTCCGCAATTATCTTCACATGCGCGTCGAGTGTTCCACCGCCATGATCCTGTAGCGCGGTAATGTAGTCTAACGTTCCATCCTCGTTTAGCTTCAATATACACCCGGTATAATCTATTACCTCCCCGCTG
It encodes the following:
- a CDS encoding ABC transporter substrate-binding protein, yielding MLKAITTKSLALILIIVVLVVAVAASVYFMTGPAPAGTTVKEITIGIIEPLTGKYAIFGQEAVWAAELVVDVVNNELGGIKSLGGAKLRLVVEDAGTSPEEARLAAERLITAHKPNIVLGAYISRLTAAVAEVTEANKVVLVMDALVDSLTERGWLYVFRIAPKASIHGRSAVKFLLDMANQQGVELKKIVIIHEDSIFGTYVSQGAHLEAISNGIEIAAHISYPYDIADFSPILDTIKRINPDAVVSVPYFSDGVLFAKQYAESGIKIKFIAGAGGCGYTDPDSIKAAGEAVLYYTNTYSFNPYKQTEWNRKIVSKFTEKYGKLPTEAAGIIFYSLFAVYEALEASGKMFPQDPLNPDNLRQAFLSLDLNETNSIAAQLYPSGRIKFAPNGENLYPLAAILQVQRVNGTLTPVLVWPEPQPGVKPVFPRP
- a CDS encoding branched-chain amino acid ABC transporter permease, with product MTGIDPTLVVSGIVNGLVLGALYALAALGLSLVFGVLDIINFAHGDLIMLASYVVYLVALSTGQLWLAFAATLAVFTLLGVSIYRGIIHHVLGKEPLIQIAITVGLGLILQNIALAIFRAEPKALPQTLFPHPITLGFISISANRLFTAFISLILIVLVHLYLTKTKPGLASLAVAENREAAWLMGINVPVTFMLTFGLGTILASIAAFLWMQIGPVDPYLGTIFGLVCWIVVALGGLGGVTGVIAAGLIIGILDSLGSVFLTPSGKFIPMYLAFILTLWFRPRGLFARR
- a CDS encoding radical SAM protein, with the protein product MVKPEYVVWIFTATCNLDCLHCYTYRFRKQRELLLDEKMELARDIGETGVKYVNLTGGEPLIHPHLPRLLEILHEYDVEKSVVTNATAIRESVLDVLYRTETYVFVTIEGPREVHDKVRGKGSYNLATRGVELVRKKLNSLSIVSTVNKINYERVSDVVDYAASIDAEELALLPVMPSGRALESGIYVSAEEYFKAIGNVWERAREYGLEISAWCTPWVPLLKKDIHFWFCREMKGMDVDPSGDVLLCDILDFKITSVKEKGVARAFEEFRNHELVKKVANPLQLPKACKACPISWGCRGGCYARSYMLSNDLNSGDPLCPRIAGLV
- a CDS encoding FkbM family methyltransferase produces the protein MKKDGITDLPTCKGYDLKLRFYGYLLGVLSRMGVELYRVTVEFAGKDLAFLVPTLYAERALYNLEHVLCDYYQVPGVVPRPGNRVLDVGGFLGFYTVASAALVDPGGVVYSVEPVEKIFSLLYENIRLNRLSHVYAYPIAVCPESGFKKLYVGDYPAVSSLLREHVEHYASVESVIEVKCIKMSNLLGYIGVLDVLKLDIEGLEVDVLKEALGELRRTRAIVVEVHTNVVDSGEVVRLLNEAGFNKTVVYVPADAPNQVIAYATR
- a CDS encoding branched-chain amino acid ABC transporter permease, producing the protein MKPTVRDYYGRILVVVLLLVAMYFVARLERYYLLFIINILYFASIVLAWNIIGGYAGQLDLASAAYMATGGIVTALLIDNLNIPPLIAVFGGGLTSAVLAGAIGFPMFRFGVKEVWYALSTAALVVILNNAIRLLIGPFEYYLAARPIKTYDELYLYTSIALLLVLVFNNVISRSKLGFYLRAIREDELAAEAIGIDTRKYKLLALLVYAFIVGSLGYLYIALIGYFYTYRFYDTSISVSIAILGIIGGLGSVEGALVSAVILRGVGEYLRAHFAYIIPGLHLLLYGIVLLVIGIFEPEGIAGLSRRIYSVLRGARS
- a CDS encoding molybdopterin-binding protein, which translates into the protein MNVEEAVGKRLAHDYTCIEPGFKGAVKRRGEIVGRNDVELLKRCGHYYVYVENGEAVSEGEVHEVEAVLWLGKAISGENVEVKAVEEGKALLYAMVNGLLLVDSERLKKVNSTGVFIVVTRRTGDYVKEGDLVGVVDLVPLTVERSLVEKLVRDIEGEYPVIRVMKSKKPRVAVLVTGTEIVEGLRKDLAAPIVAEKLKRYGCELGVVEYARDDIEEIARKMELLLRDHEGVVVTGGMSVDPSDHTPRAIRRVADEVVIYGVPIKPTTMSMIAYRGSKPIIGVSSGLIHYPDQNILDVVLPWISAGVKVRRDYLLSLGEGGLMESFLKRKH
- a CDS encoding RpiB/LacA/LacB family sugar-phosphate isomerase gives rise to the protein MRRVAIGSDDLYACAREALEYLKKKGLEVLVRGSLKTGKPEPWPDVAHEVALAVSRGEADFGVLVCYTGTGVSIVANKVPGIRAALCNDPETARGARLWNDANVLAMSGRLVTDILAREIIDAWLSVKEPDPSEAINIARLKKIDEEYRKG
- a CDS encoding FAD-dependent oxidoreductase, coding for MPEGISMKFAFLCRKAPPRIGKRVAVIGAGPAGLAITGYLACRGYDVDVYDKLPYPGGLMTFAIPRRRIPVEDVLEGCKDLEENFNVKFHLKTKVSAGKGFDEGDEFVESNIDLAELLESYDGVVVATGTWKSRRLGVENEDAKNVTTALGFLYHRRLKELKLAVETPLPSHGRVVVIGAGLSAVDAAEECLLAGAREVYVVYRRSIREAPAGAYRIRDLVKNGVNWIELAYPKRIIVEGNYAKGVEFVKVKLGEPDETGRPRPIPIPGSEFIIEADLIIKAVGEVPTPPIYSGDLAKYVDSSGRLIVESYRIPGTNVFAVGDVVTGPSKVGLAVDHALKASRIIDHALSGEKIALTHVLGKVEHVETPGIEKASWIDSVGENVCKYLETYGIVKSENCLKLPPFIRVFDYSKCIGCETCSAVCGFVHEGKSLIKINKTEDGLVFPTACLHCANAGCQAVCKRNAIVRGDLGEVLIDYKKCNRCMDCLIACPVRAMRLSRGEIINCDLCAPLRKVGLGPACMSMCPSKAIALMER